From the genome of bacterium:
ATACCTTCAAATGCCTCTCCTCTCGAAGAACAGATGATTACACCTTTTCCTGCAGCAAGGCCGTCTGCTTTTAAAACAAAAGGAGCTTCATGTTCGTTAATATATTTTTCAGCTTTATCAGCATCCATAAATACTTCAGATTCAGCACATGGTATATTATATGTTTGCATTAAATCTTTTGCGAATACTTTGCTGCTCTCTATTTCCGCAGCTTTTTGATCCGGGCCGAATACAGGTAATTTCCTTTCCCTGAATACATCAACAATTCCAAGAGAAAGAGGGATTTCAGGACCAACAACAGTTAGATCAATTCTTTTCCTTTTCGCAAAGTTTGCCAGCCCTTTTATATCTGTAACTGATATATCCACGCATTCTGCAACAGATTTAATTCCGCCGTTTCCAGGTGCACAGTATACTTTTTCCACATTTTTACTTTGCAGAATTTTCCATATTAAAGCATGTTCTCTGCCTCCGCTTCCAACAACCAGTACTTTCATTTTGGGCTCCTGTTATAACCGTATGTTGAAGTAATTCTTTTATTATCGTTAATTTCATCTATTTTATCTCTCAATTGAGCAGCTCTCTCAAAATTAAGAGCATCTGCAGCTTTCATCATCTCACGCTCCAGCACATCAAGCATTTCTTCTATCTCTGCTTTATCAAGTAATGAAAACCTCGGCTTTGAATCTGAATAATTGTAATCCGATCTTACATCTGCTACTGTGGTTGCAGACATAATTTCATCGACACTTTTGTATATTGTTCTCGGTGTTATATTATGTCTAATATTGTATTCTCTCTGGATTTTTCTTCTTCTTCCCGTTTCATCTTTTACTTTTCTAATAGCGTCAGTAATCTTGTCTGCATAAAATATCACTGTTCCTTCCACATTTCTGGCAGCCCTTCCGGCTGTCTGCATAAGCGAACGTTCTGAACGCAGAAATCCCATTTTATCCGCATCCAGAATAGCAACAAGAGACACTTCGGGAAGGTCAAGGCCTTCTCTTAACAAATTTATGCCTACAAGCACATCAAACTCAGCCAAACGCAAATCACGCAAAATTTCTATTCTGTCAAGTGCATCTATCTCGGAATGCAGATATCTTACCTTGATCCCCATTCCTTTTAAATATTCCGTAAGATCTTCTGACATCCGCTTTGTCAATGTTGTGACAAGCACTCGTTCATTCCTGCCGACTCTTTCTCTGATTCTCGCAATAAGGTCATCAACCTGATTAATAACCGGCCTTATTTCAATTCTGGGATCCATTAAACCTGTAGGCCTTATTATCTGCTCAACAACAACTCCATTGCTTTTTTCAAGTTCATAATCAGAGGGTGTTGCAGATACAAAAATAAGCTGATTTACAATATTTTCAAACTCATCGAACTTTAGAGGACGGTTATCAAGAGCAGACGGAAGCCTGAATCCATGTTCTACAAGCATTGTTTTTCTTGCCCTGTCGCCGTTGTACATCGCTCTAATCTGTGGAATTGTTGCATGCGACTCATCAATGACCATTAAAAAATCCTCGGGGAAATAGTCTATCAGGCATGAAGGCCTCTCTCCCGATTTCCTGCCTGCAAGATGCCTTGAGTAATTTTCAATTCCACTGCAGTATCCTACTTCCTGCATCATTTCAATATCATAATTGGTTCTTGATTCGAGTCGCTGTGCTTCAAGTAGTTTTCCATGTGAACGCAGGAATTTCAGTCTCTCTTCAAGTTCATTTCTTATATTTTTTATCGCTGTTTCAAGCTGAGGGCGAGTAGTTACAAAATGTTTTGCCGGATAGACAGCAACCTTATCCAGTATCTGCTGTATTTTACCGGTAAGCGGGTCAATTTTTGAAATTTTTTCAATATCGTCACCCCACATCTCTATTCTCACTGCATGTTCTTCATATGCAGGAAAAACTTCAATAACATCTCCCCTAACTCTGAAACACCCTCTATGAAAATCTATATCATTTCGAACGTAATGAATATTGATCAGCTCGTTAAATATATCATAACGATTAATTTTCATGCCTTTCTCGAAGAATACAAGAAGTTCTTTAAAATCCTTAGGCGAACCAAGTCCGTATATACATGAAACAGATGCAACGATTATTACATCATTGCGTGAAAGAAGAGAACTTGTCGCTTTAAGCCGCAACCTGTCTATCTCTTCATTAATTGACGTATCTTTTTCAATGTAAGTATCAGTTGCAGGAAGATACGCTTCAGGCTGGTAATAATCATAATAACTTATGAAATATTCAACCGCATTATCAGGAAAAAAACTTTTAAATTCAGCATATAACTGTGCAGCAAGAGTTTTATTGTGAGAAATAATCAGAGTGGGTTTCCCAATATTTTGAATAACATTCGCAATTGTAAATGTTTTACCTGAACCGGTAACTCCAAGAAGAGTCTGAAAAATATCGCCTCTGTCAAGTCCCTCAGATAGTTCCCTGATTGCTTCAGGCTGATCACCGAATGGTTCAAAATTAGAATTTAGTCTAAACTCAGTCACTACTTCCTCTTAAATTGACACAACAAATATATACCTTATTTTTATAAATGTCAAGACTGTAGCATGTGAGTATAACAAAGGCAGATAAATCAATATGTTTTAACTTCTAATTATAAAAACAAGTAAAAAACCTGTTGACTTTTAATTAATAATATTTTAAATTTTTGATGCCGCATATTTAACCTGCCTTATGGGGAGAGGCGGGCATAATCGTTTTATCAGACAATATTTTATTTGGGATTAAATAGCAGGATTTTTTTATGCTATATTTGCTGATTGATTTCATAGCGGAATGCTATTTAATTTTTTTCTTTAACTGTGTTTGAAACCTGACTAAAAAAGGAGATGTCAGAATGAAAAAGTTTTTCTTAATTGCTGCAATAGTGATTATCGTTATAATCCTTATTGGTGTTGTTTATGTGTATATAAACAAAGATAAAATAATCAACTATGCAGTTGATTCTGCAGTAACTTCCATGGAAACGAAGATCTGCAGCAGTTTACCTGCATCAATGTCTCAGGATAGTGTTAAAGCTTTATTTGATGAGACACTTGTAAAGATTAAAGACGGAACAATTGATAAACAGAAACTTCAGGGAATTATCCTCTCTTTCCGTGAAATCTCCAAAGATAATCATCTTGACTCTCTTGAAGTATCAAAAATCATTCAGGAAGTAAAGGACCTTTCAAAGATTGAACCACAGCAGTAGCTTTTAATAAAACTATTGTTTCTAATTTTCTGCAGATTTCACTGATTAAGCAAAATTATTTAAATTCTAAAAGAGCTTATCCCTTCATTTTGATAAGCTCTTTTTTAATTCATGTATTGTCTTGGAGTAAAATGTATGTACTTGCAACAAAAAAATGTACAGAAAGTTAAGTTTAAGCAGCATTTTTCATTTCCATAAATTGTACGGGTGACTTGTTCCCAAGATATGAATGTTTTCTTATCCGGCTATAGAAAGTTTCGATCTACTTAATATACTGACTGACGAGCTTCCTGCCGGGTTTTATAGTTGGCACGATAAACAAGTTCTTTTTTTAGTGTAGCAAAGAAACTTTCAGCAACAGCATTGTCCCAGCAATTACCTTTTGCGGACATACTCTGTATCACTT
Proteins encoded in this window:
- the uvrB gene encoding excinuclease ABC subunit UvrB produces the protein MTEFRLNSNFEPFGDQPEAIRELSEGLDRGDIFQTLLGVTGSGKTFTIANVIQNIGKPTLIISHNKTLAAQLYAEFKSFFPDNAVEYFISYYDYYQPEAYLPATDTYIEKDTSINEEIDRLRLKATSSLLSRNDVIIVASVSCIYGLGSPKDFKELLVFFEKGMKINRYDIFNELINIHYVRNDIDFHRGCFRVRGDVIEVFPAYEEHAVRIEMWGDDIEKISKIDPLTGKIQQILDKVAVYPAKHFVTTRPQLETAIKNIRNELEERLKFLRSHGKLLEAQRLESRTNYDIEMMQEVGYCSGIENYSRHLAGRKSGERPSCLIDYFPEDFLMVIDESHATIPQIRAMYNGDRARKTMLVEHGFRLPSALDNRPLKFDEFENIVNQLIFVSATPSDYELEKSNGVVVEQIIRPTGLMDPRIEIRPVINQVDDLIARIRERVGRNERVLVTTLTKRMSEDLTEYLKGMGIKVRYLHSEIDALDRIEILRDLRLAEFDVLVGINLLREGLDLPEVSLVAILDADKMGFLRSERSLMQTAGRAARNVEGTVIFYADKITDAIRKVKDETGRRRKIQREYNIRHNITPRTIYKSVDEIMSATTVADVRSDYNYSDSKPRFSLLDKAEIEEMLDVLEREMMKAADALNFERAAQLRDKIDEINDNKRITSTYGYNRSPK
- a CDS encoding integrase core domain-containing protein; the protein is MCRILQVSRGGYYTWLNLPVSKRAKKRNNFKEQLLSYKVIQSMSAKGNCWDNAVAESFFATLKKELVYRANYKTRQEARQSVY